Genomic window (Magnolia sinica isolate HGM2019 chromosome 6, MsV1, whole genome shotgun sequence):
GCCGCCTTTAATTTTATTCTAATCTCACCAGCCGCCAGCTGTTGAATAATTTCTCATTAGAAAAATTTTGCCGCCTTTAATTATAATCTAATCTCACCGCCGCCTCTGTTGAATAATTTTGCTGCTCCTCTAAATAATGCATTTTCTTGTCTTCTTAAGATTATTTCTTTCTAAAAGCCTTTGAGTTTGACATATGAATCAATAACCGTTTGCTCCTTTTCAACTTCTTCTTACATCAATTATTTTTAAAtcattagggcccgtttggccgggtggatcggaagggattgaatggaattagggtggatggcatggatttcaaggtaatgatggtgttgtcagtggattgtcttaagatccatgggattgctatatggagtatgtttggcacgcccggccaatcccgggattaaaccttcccatcccttccaatctctCGAACCCAACACGTTCCAGGCatatttgaacggattagggtggattggacgGGATTTAAaggcaatgatggtgttgtcagtggattgtcttgagatccatgggattgctatatccgcgGATCAGGTCACCCCATCTATTTGGCATgtccggccaatcccgggatttaacttccaatcccttccagtaccatccaatccctcccaatccgcccggccaaacgggcccttagggcatgtttggctggaccgatcccatgggattaggaggtatGGGATcggttttaaggtaatgatggcagAGTTAGTGGATGGTCGGGCATCCATTGGGATTTTCATATCCCAATACTAAAAGATCTGCCTGTTTGGATTGCAACTACCATCTTGAGATCATGTCAGAGATAGTGTTTGGATTGACATGGGATTGGATTTGAATCCAACTGATCCCATGGGAAGCACGTTTGGAGCTTCAAGTTTTACCGTACGGGATTGGAGAATGCAAGCGCTGACTAGGAACGATTTGTTGACCCAAATTGCATTGCCTACCATacccaatccaaaccgtccgctACTAGTGGCCggttctctgtgggacccacaacagccTCCTGTGTCATCCGAACCCTCCATATGGGGTTTtgtatcatccaaaccatccacaacGATGTCGATGGGGTTAAAAGCAGTATATGACCCGCACCTTGTTGCGTGTGTACACTGGTTTACATGACATCTCATTTTCGTCTTCTGGGTCATGCCATAATGCACCAGAATTCTATTTTGTTGCAACCCGGTCTTCATCTTAGCCATACACAACATGCTCTGATTCCCTTTATGCATACGTGTGGATATTTACATGTGTGGATGTTTACGGAATCAGATCCACTTGGGGCGTTCTGATATCAGGTAATAATGTATGACCTACTATGACTATACCATCTCATGAAATCATCGAAATTTAAAGAGTTGTTCAAAGTATTAGTGTCACACAAAACATACCCAAGAATTTATAATTTAATCATAATATACAATGTGAAAAAAACAACCATTACGCCAATCAAGAGTTCCAATAATTTATCTGCGGCTGAAGGGGGGAGATCATCAGTAGACGTGGGCCTCAACATAGTGGCCCGGGATGTCCAATGGATAGACAGCATAGCCGAATGATGGACATCAACTGCGTCCACTGATCTTCCCACTTCTCCCGAGCGAGCGTCACATCCATGTGTCAGTGGTGCAGTTGCCAGACCGAAAAAACTGTCCTAGTATGCCGTTGCATCTCTCCAATTCTTAAGCGCTCAATGGCGGCTCCCACTGTATCCCTCAACCTCGACTCGTGCATCATCCCATGTAAGATAAATACCTGGTTGACAACCAACCAAGACAACATAGTATTTTTCCTTCGCCATCTGCAAAAAGAGGTCCAGTATCGCAATGAATAGCAAGAAATTAAAGCTCATATATTTGTACATGTATACACAGAGATAAAGCGGTGACATCCACGTTGCAATGAAAAGTATACAATCTATTAAAACCATTTGTAGACGAAAATATGGGATCGTACCTTCTCTTCTTACGATGTGTGTGGTCTAGTTATACAACAAAAGCAAATACCCAAGAGTTagattaaataattacatatcaAGTAAAATGAGCCATCCTGGGTCCAAGGCCAGTGTATACCAGTGGCCCTAGAAGATATGTGGAATCCAAAATTATAAGCAATATAAAGAAGATATGTGGAAGTTATTAcatgccccaaaaaaaaaaaccaaaaataactTAAACCATCCAAAATAAAAGAGTTTCTTCTGCCAATTGTTCTCCACCTGAATTACCATTTGAATGGTACCCAACGTTCAAAGTTTTTAAACCCCAAAGATCAGCAACCATCAAACAGAACCACCACCGTCATTACCCTTCAAATCGTCCAGAGTTTTCTTAAGCCAATCAACGCAACGATCCGGCCGTAGGGCAACAAAAAAGGAGGTAAGCTTCTCGTCTTTATTCAAGAGCTGACCAACCTCAATAAATTCAGCATTGGTTAGCCCCTGAACCTCTTCCAATATGTCTAAGACACATCACGTTCGATTGACATCCTTTCCAACAGAGAATTTATGCATTGCCTCTGCGACACTCGTGAGAGATAAGCCTACGACATCACATGGTCGAGCAGGTCGCATCCTTTTTGTTGTTGCACTTCCACCATGACTACTATCGAAATCGGTTCTACGAGTGGGTGTGTCCTGAAACGGCCTATTTTTCCTtgtttgaatgtccattgaccgGCCATATATGTCAGGTGATTCATCGAGGTTTTCCTTAGATAGGTCCACGGTAGCATCTGTATCATCGTCCAGCTCTCTCCACGAATCATTCAGGTCTCTATAAACACGAGACGCGGATGCCGCAATGTTCTGACTTCCTTGCGCATATCTTCCTGTCGCCTGGTGTGACCCAACAATCACCGATAAATCATCCACCCGTTCAATTCGCTTGCCACGCAACCTCTTAGCTCGCAGATGAGACTATACATATAATAATTTTGAATATCAATAAATGTCAgttgaaattaaaatttgtatacaaccaaaacaacaatataggttacctttaaatattcctcccaaacctCGTCTGGGGCCGTCACCACCATGCGCTCACTGTCCCAACCGAAACCGCTCGCAGCCAGCATGTCCTTTATATCACCGTACTCCCTCTTGTGATACCTCAATCTATTTTGAACATTTTGTCAGGTAAGAAGTATTTGTGTACGTCTATGGACCGCATCGGCGGCCGCTTGATATGCTTCTCGTTTGAAGTCATTATCTCCCTTTCTACCTAGCGCAATTTACTCAATCAAGGTGTCAAACAAAACTTGATCCATAGTTCCAGTCCATTTGATCTTCGTAGCGCGATAGGATGGCTCTGCCAGAGATATTACGGACTTCTCACGTGGTGAGGTACGTGTCGGTAGAACCAGGCTACGCAACGGCGATTGCATTGGAGTAGGAGTAGATCTACTCAAATTGTCAGACATATCACCTATGTGCAAATGGGAAGGCAGTTACGCAAAGAGAATAATGCGGAATACAGTATGTGTCAATTATAAGGTTTAGCCGAATGAAGGAAAATGTATAGGAATAAACAGTTGTTGATGTATGTAGCAAAATTTGTGAGCTTCGGTGTACAAAGTGCAAAAAATCCTACTTCGAAATTGTACAAAAATCATTAAGCATCTATTACTTTAGTTATGCAGTATGTCATGATTATCACAATAACCAAGTAGGATTATCGAATCCTACTATTGTTTTGAGTGTCTTCCCACATGCGCTCCACGATCCTATCACGAGTTCTGATCCAATCATCCTTCGCTCGTTAAGTGACATGGACTAGCCATTGCCTTTCATCAATTGTCGATACCTCATTTGGGGTAGGTATAGTCTCGTCATCACCCACTAGTACACCTATGTCACACAAGTCTTGGTCTGATCCATCTTCACTCCATATGAAATTATGTGGCACACAACAAGCAACGACAATTTTAACTTATGTATCAAAGAGGTATTGCATAGCCATCTTTAAAATTGGAAATCTTCCCTTCATCACACCGAAACAGCGCTCAATTGCATTTCGTAATTGCGCATGTCGATAGTTAAACAATTCTTTCACATTCATGGGTGATCTCCCGCTACGATATTCCTGTAGATGGTATCGAACTCCACGATAAGGGGCTATGAACCCTGGTGAATGAGCGTAACCTACGTCTACGACAAAGTACTTTCCGAcacaataataggaatgattCTTTCAGTCTTGCACTGGGACAAATTATATGCACCAATCAACATTTAAATGATACTGAATATTATTTACCGTGGGGCACAATAAGTGGATCGTCTGATCGTGTCAGGGCATTGTGTAGGACCCGTGCATCCAATGCTAAACCTTCCCATCTAGCTAACACATACAATATTGACATATCAAAGGAACAAGCAGCAAGTACATTCTATGACAAGATACCCTTTCAGTTATGAAAGCTTGCATGTTTTGATACTGCTATGTGTGTCGAAATATGTGTCCCATCGATCACACCCACGCAATCCTATAGTGGCAGAGGTCTTGAGCCTATAGGATTAGTATCATATTATATCTTTATTTAAGTGTAGATTAATAAATGATCAGTTGGTCTAAAATGATACCTGAAAATAACTGGACCAACGTGTATTTTCCTGAATCTCAATCGGCGTTTGTGCGCCTGCCTGCTTAACATATTCAGGGTACAGGGAAATAATTGCATCTAAAACTCGGTGAAAGTGACGACTTATAGTTTCACCAGATCGACAAAATCTGTGTCCTATCACACGATTTCGGATGTTGTGGCCAACCGTATGCAAGAAGTACACAAGTTGTTCCTCCAAACTAACGTTACGTGTATCGCGTAGGGTCATATTATCACGCACTACTTCACATAGATGGAAAAATGCGTCCTGCTTCATCCTAAGTTGGGTAATGTAATCCCTATCATTACTCCGAATAATTGAATTAATAAATTCAGTACGCTCATCATCCCCTATCCGAGCCGGTTCTTTAAACATATAGTGCCGACAGTATTCCCCAATAGCTACTACACATGCAGCTGTTGTAAGAATGATAATGAAATCAGCcatctcttcctcatcttcatcatccatcACCTGTCAACCACATACGTATACAGGCGAAAATCGAGGATTTAACAAAATCGTCAACCTCTCAATTAAAGTGTTACAAAAATCGAGTTGATAAATACGTTCCATGCAGAATAATAACTGAATTGTTCTGCACTGACCATCCCATTTGCCATTTATAGCTGAAAAGTGTGCCCAATGTGTCCAACAGCCTTCTGGCAATACCTGTTTGAATATTTAAAGAGATCCATGATGGAAACCCTCTTAAAGTCTTACT
Coding sequences:
- the LOC131249333 gene encoding uncharacterized protein At2g29880-like, producing the protein MLAASGFGWDSERMVVTAPDEVWEEYLKSHLRAKRLRGKRIERVDDLSVIVGSHQATGRYAQGSQNIAASASRVYRDLNDSWRELDDDTDATVDLSKENLDESPDIYGRSMDIQTRKNRPFQDTPTRRTDFDSSHGGSATTKRMRPARPCDVVGLSLTSVAEAMHKFSVGKDVNRT